The genomic region CTAATTTGATTGTTTCCTTATATCCCCAACAGGACACTTTGTTTGTGTCATACAACTACCTTTTCTAGATAGGTAGAGAAGTGACTGAGgctcatttatttctgattccCAGGAACCCATAATACTCTGTTGGCACAGAGGAGGCAtggagaatgggaaaaaaatccccagaTAAGTGTTCAATTAACCCTTTTCATAGAGACAAAATGTGGGCCACATGGTTTTCACACAGTGAACCGTTCATGCCagtatttttgtccttttcaggaaTTTCCTGTACAACTGCAGACAAGAAACAACCATGCTGTTATGTGTCTATGTCCTCAATTTTCTATGGGaccttttattttccacttaataGCATCTGCAGGATGTAATGGTTGAAAAGTCACTGCAGAACTTTTCATAAATATGAGGGGGAAAGAGTCAGAAGAGAAAAAGGGGGTACATATTATTACATAAGCTGAGACACATTTTAGGATTTCATATCATCCATGCTCCTGTGCCTTGAAATAAGAACGTCTTCAGCCTCTCTGCCAAGTAATCCATAGAAGGTGAATAACAAACAAATGAGGAAAGATTTCCAAGAAGATAGGATTCTAAATACTGAGAAATATTCTGTAGTCAATGACTCCAAGTGTCAATACTTTTTTGTGATTTGCTTGAGTTCAAAATATGGCAATCGTGCTGCATGCCCACTTGcttgtttcctttcctccaaCCCTCTTTTCTTGTTCCAAAGGTGTACAcacacatggaaccacaaaatctAACAAGTGTCTCAGACTTCTTCCTCCTGGGACTCTCAGAGGATCCAgacctgcagcccctcctccttgggctgttcctgtccatgtacctggtcaccgtgctggggaacctgctcatcatcctggctatcacctctgactcccacctccacacccccatgtacttcttcctctccatcctgtcCTTGGCTGACATGGGCTTCACCTCCACCACTGTCCCCAGGATGATTGTGAACATCCAGACTCACAGCAGAGTCATCTCCTATGTGGGCTGCCTGACGCAGAtgtcttttttcatcctttttggaTATATGGATAGTACTCTTCTGACTGttatggcctatgacaggtttgtggccatctgtcacccactgCACTACCCACCAGGCATCATGAGCCCACGCCTCTGTTGCTTCTTAGTTTGGGTGTCTGTTTTTGTTAGTCTTTTGGACTCTCAGCTGCACAATTTGCTTGTCCTACAAGTTGCCTGCTTTAAGGATGTGGAAATTTCAAACTTCTTCTGTCACCCTTCTCAACTCCTCAAACTTGCCTGTTTTGACACTTTCACCAACACCATTATTGTGTATTTTGTTGGCACCATCTCTGGTTTTCTCCCTATCTCAGggatctttttctcttactataaaATTGTTTCATCAGTTTTGAGAGTCTCCTCATCAGCTGGGAAGTataaagccttttccacctgtggctcccatctgtcagttgtttgcttattttatggaacagCTATTGGTGGTTACCTTGGATCAGCATTGTCGCCATCTCCCAAGAAGGACGTTGAAACCTCAGTCATGTACACcttggtcacccccatgctgaaccccttcatctacagcctgaggaacagggacataAAGAGGGCTCTATGGAGGATCCTTCACAGAACAGCTTAATACCAGCTTGTGggaaaatctttttgaaatatagattgaaaaaatgagcaaaactaAACTTGCAGACAAATGAATACTGCTTCTTTGGTCACATTGTTGTTTCAGTCCTCTATATGTTTCAAAAGTGGATATTActtcttttgattcatttttagtTGGATTGTGGGAATATTCTGGGATCCATTGTACATCATAATGAATGCATAAGAGGTTCCCCTCAAATACCATGGTATCCAGAAGAAATGTACAACTCTCTTTTACATACTGAATGTTTTCACCTTTTTCCATTATTACTGTTTCTTTTCCACAAAACTTTTGCATCTGTCAAATCTGTTTATTCAAGTAATGTCTGAGCATGCAGTTCACTGGTCCTCAAGTATGGATTTTATGGAATCCCCTGAGTGTTTTATACATACTGAGGACTTGGTCTCATTACCAGAGATCCTGATTTAGTTGGACTGGTGTGTATCTAGGTAGGAGTTTTTAAAAGCACTTGGAAAAGGTTTAGTTGTCATTGTCTCAAGAGATCAAGCTCGAAAGGATAAGTTACAAAAGAGCTTATTACAACTCCAGGCAACGTCCTCAAATACATTGTCCTTCAATATCATAAGATCTTCATTTGTGCTGGTCATTAAGGTACTGTCTCTCTACCCCCAAATCACCCTTCTACACTTACCTGTGATACCAGGGTGGTTCTTTTGAAATCACTGCTCTATCTTCCATATGGCTTTCttcttatatactttaaataatgcTTAGTAAGTTTCATTTACCCCAATCAAGAGATAAGTTCACTACTCTTTTTCTACCCCTAAGCCCTTGGTATTTATTGGCTTCTATCTGTTAACCACACAGTTCCATTTTTCTGACTGTCCTCTTGTAGCTATTTAACCAATTCTCTATGCTCAGTTCATTTAACTGGAATAAATAGCTTCTCCTTTTCTTGATAGACCCTTGAATGATCAACCATAACATGGGGAGAAATCTATGCCATGAGTCGTGTGCAGTTGAAATGTTGAcagatgagattaaaaaatagaaatgtctttAAGTACCTACCGTTGATAAAGGTTGTAGAACAGATTTAAGTCCTGGTATATTTCCAGTTGATATGTAGCTCTAAAAGTGTCTGAAGATTATTAAGTTACAAAATttgtcataaataaattaaactttgTCTTCCTTTACTTTACCATAAGTAGTAAAGGGCCTTGTTGGCAGCAAAGGTgagctctttttctttcactggTAACAGCCTGGTTAGGACTTCACTGTTCCCAACCTTCCCTATATTCTGTCATAATAAATCAGTCTTTGGGCTTCATTTGTGTTCTTC from Sus scrofa isolate TJ Tabasco breed Duroc unplaced genomic scaffold, Sscrofa11.1 Contig2409, whole genome shotgun sequence harbors:
- the LOC110258574 gene encoding olfactory receptor 7E24-like translates to MEPQNLTSVSDFFLLGLSEDPDLQPLLLGLFLSMYLVTVLGNLLIILAITSDSHLHTPMYFFLSILSLADMGFTSTTVPRMIVNIQTHSRVISYVGCLTQMSFFILFGYMDSTLLTVMAYDRFVAICHPLHYPPGIMSPRLCCFLVWVSVFVSLLDSQLHNLLVLQVACFKDVEISNFFCHPSQLLKLACFDTFTNTIIVYFVGTISGFLPISGIFFSYYKIVSSVLRVSSSAGKYKAFSTCGSHLSVVCLFYGTAIGGYLGSALSPSPKKDVETSVMYTLVTPMLNPFIYSLRNRDIKRALWRILHRTA